A single region of the Accipiter gentilis chromosome 6, bAccGen1.1, whole genome shotgun sequence genome encodes:
- the LOC126039337 gene encoding LOW QUALITY PROTEIN: uncharacterized protein LOC126039337 (The sequence of the model RefSeq protein was modified relative to this genomic sequence to represent the inferred CDS: inserted 2 bases in 1 codon; deleted 2 bases in 1 codon; substituted 1 base at 1 genomic stop codon) gives MRNPNGITTAGPSFRSRQLLWVFEMSKIIPLTKKIEIIRLNVRLLLSRTGXKNSQRSQPEHLPADNISSFILQESSADILQFAIEDVNKLDCRISPYFTADTQIIWPXGKIRASSSDCWFTCTVKHRARKYSTTAFLVQDQKEREPKSQTAFPRHCRAIRHFSLILVVQQMEHSHGVCTESKLCSLSCPFTAREKFRVKKLKECSALATEGWLGSAFSTDHQAAVPTQWVLHEKGRHKTRPFAYSGSSEQVERVARRAEMVLEEIPKGNASLVLRDEEVKEEGTCSCLASVASLAGEQSIQLQIEENPTVTVNITSLSLVEGEQHKLVCNIRHHYPHNTRAQWLQEPKDTWKVPDVMKNVLSSADQQSSNGTYSSSRCFLLTASLKDGGHKYTCWVDHPSLQSPIRRSVTVEVREATSRAWLLLLLQPRRVPRSAEHC, from the exons ATGAGGAACCCAAATGGAATCACTACAGCAGGCCCAAGTTTCAGAAGCAGGCAACTTCTCTGGGTGTTTGAGATGAGCAAGATCATTCCCCTGACAAAAAAGATTGAGATCATCAGGCTGAATGTCAGACTCCTGCTGAGCAGAACTGGATAAAAAAACAGTCAAAGGTCTCAGCCAGAACACCTTCCTGCAGACAATATCTCCTCATTTATCCTACAAG AGTCCTCAGCAGATATTCTTCAGTTTGCAATTGAGGATGTCAACAAGCTTGACTGTAGGATCAGCCCTTACTTTACAGCAGACACTCAGATCATCTGGCC AGGAAAAATCAGAGCCAGCAGTTCAGACTGCTGGTTTACGTGCACCGTAAAACACAGAGCTAGAAAATACTCAACTACAGCCTTCCTCGTGCAAGACCAGAAAGAAAGAGAACCCAAATCCCAGACAGCTTTTCCCAGGCATTGCAGAGCGATCAGACATTTCAG CCTTATCTTAGTTGTTCAGCAGATGGAGCACTCTCATGGTGTTTGCACAGAAAGCAAGCTCTGCAGCTTGAGCTGCCCTTTTACAGCTAGGGAGAAGTTTCGGGTGAAGAAACTGAAAGAG TGCTCGGCCCTGGCCACGGAGGGCTGGTTGGGCTCTGCCTTCTCCACAGACCACCAGGCAGCTGTGCCCACCCAGTGGGTATTGCAC GAAAAAGGGAGGCACAAAACCCGCCCGTTCGCTTACAGTGGATCCAGCGAGCAGGTGGAACGCGTGGCTCGCCGGGCTGAGATGGTCCTGGAGGAAATCCCGAAGGGAAACGCTTCTCTGGTGCTCAGAGATGAGGAGGTGAAAGAGGAAGGAACCTGCTCGTGCTTGGCGTCAGTGGCTTCTCTCGCTGGGGAACAGTCAATCCAGCTGCAAATAGAAG AAAACCCCACAGTGACCGTTAACATCACCTCTCTGTCACTGGTGGAAGGAGAGCAGCACAAGCTGGTCTGCAACATCAGGCACCACTACCCACACAACACCCGGGCTCAGTGGCTCCAGGAGCCAAAGGACACTTGGAAGGTCCCCGATGTCATGAAGAACGTTCTCTCGAGTGCTGACCAGCAGAGCAGCAATGGCACCTACAGCTCCTCCAGGTGCTTCCTGCTCACAGCGTCCCTGAAGGACGGCGGCCATAAGTACACGTGCTGGGTAGACCACCCCAGCTTGCAGTCCCCCATCAGAAGAAGCGTGACCGTGGAGGTGAGAG AAGCTACCTCCAGGgcctggctgctgctcctcctccagcctcGCCGCGTGCCTCGCAG TGCGGAGCACTGCTAA